One segment of Anatilimnocola aggregata DNA contains the following:
- a CDS encoding potassium channel family protein: MKRFVVIGLGNFGSSVAESLHAKGHEVIAIDPSEIAVDRIAPFVSRAAVGDGRSIQVLEKIGAKGADAGVVSTGDDITASILATMVLHDLKVRDVYVKVISRDHARVMERIGVTESIFPERESALSLGTRMSGSALLNYVQLGPGFSVQEMAVPQDWSGKTLRALELRRRYAISVVAIHDVLTDQITANPDPDAPLKDSDAILVAGKDEDLARAAQLT, translated from the coding sequence ATGAAGCGGTTTGTCGTAATCGGTCTTGGCAACTTTGGTTCAAGTGTGGCAGAGTCGTTGCATGCCAAAGGGCACGAAGTCATTGCCATCGACCCGAGTGAAATCGCTGTTGATCGGATTGCACCTTTTGTGTCGCGAGCAGCGGTGGGAGATGGTCGCAGCATTCAAGTGCTGGAAAAGATTGGAGCTAAAGGTGCCGATGCCGGTGTGGTCAGCACAGGTGATGACATAACCGCCAGTATTTTGGCCACCATGGTGCTGCACGACCTAAAGGTTCGCGATGTCTATGTGAAAGTAATCTCTCGGGATCATGCGCGCGTGATGGAAAGGATCGGAGTGACGGAGTCAATTTTTCCCGAACGTGAATCGGCCCTCAGCCTCGGTACGCGCATGTCCGGGAGTGCTTTGTTGAACTACGTCCAGCTGGGACCTGGCTTCAGTGTGCAGGAGATGGCCGTGCCACAGGATTGGAGCGGGAAGACGCTACGAGCTTTGGAACTCCGCAGACGATACGCCATCTCGGTTGTCGCCATCCACGATGTCTTGACCGATCAGATTACCGCAAATCCCGATCCTGATGCTCCTCTGAAGGATTCCGATGCCATCCTCGTTGCAGGCAAGGATGAAGACCTGGCGCGAGCCGCACAATTAACTTGA